In the Nerophis ophidion isolate RoL-2023_Sa linkage group LG01, RoL_Noph_v1.0, whole genome shotgun sequence genome, one interval contains:
- the LOC133535779 gene encoding type-2 ice-structuring protein-like isoform X1 produces MSSIYTEARRSSHLQLFWVSQSVVLNLCTIFLAKMLTVTLVLCATVALATADDAAANHTELFASQCPPNWQKHNQRCFYFESSTKNWVNAEKQCQTMGGNLASIHQDDEHKFLQTLSQAEAWLGGSDCQTAGNWLWSDGTGMSGTFWCPQKPDDTLDECCLQTNSQIGKCWDDVACNTLLPFVCAKPL; encoded by the exons ATGAGCTCTATCTACACAGAAGCAAGAAGGAGCTCTCACCTGCAG CTCTTTTGGGTTTCTCAGTCCGTCGTCCTCAACCTCTGCACCATCTTCCTGGCCAAGATGCTGACTGTGACTTTAGTTCTTTGTGCAACGGTGGCACTGGCTACAGCTGACG ATGCAGCTGCCAACCATACCGAGCTTTTTGCGTCACAGTGTCCACCCAACTGGCAAAAACACAACCAACGGTGTTTCTACTTTGAATCCTCCACCAAGAACTGGGTTAATGCTGAG AAACAATGCCAGACCATGGGTGGGAACCTCGCATCGATACACCAGGATGACGAGCATAAATTCCTTCAGACCTTGAGTCAGGCAGAAGCATGGCTTGGAGGCTCAGATTGCCAAACG GCTGGAAACTGGTTATGGAGTGATGGTACGGGCATGTCCGGAACTTTCTGGTGTCCACAAAAACCGGACGACACGCTGGATGAGTGCTGTCTGCAGACCAACTCACAAA TCGGCAAATGCTGGGATGATGTCGCCTGTAACACACTACTGCCTTTTGTGTGTGCAAAGCCACTTTAG
- the LOC133535779 gene encoding type-2 ice-structuring protein-like isoform X2, which translates to MSSIYTEARRSSHLQSVVLNLCTIFLAKMLTVTLVLCATVALATADDAAANHTELFASQCPPNWQKHNQRCFYFESSTKNWVNAEKQCQTMGGNLASIHQDDEHKFLQTLSQAEAWLGGSDCQTAGNWLWSDGTGMSGTFWCPQKPDDTLDECCLQTNSQIGKCWDDVACNTLLPFVCAKPL; encoded by the exons ATGAGCTCTATCTACACAGAAGCAAGAAGGAGCTCTCACCTGCAG TCCGTCGTCCTCAACCTCTGCACCATCTTCCTGGCCAAGATGCTGACTGTGACTTTAGTTCTTTGTGCAACGGTGGCACTGGCTACAGCTGACG ATGCAGCTGCCAACCATACCGAGCTTTTTGCGTCACAGTGTCCACCCAACTGGCAAAAACACAACCAACGGTGTTTCTACTTTGAATCCTCCACCAAGAACTGGGTTAATGCTGAG AAACAATGCCAGACCATGGGTGGGAACCTCGCATCGATACACCAGGATGACGAGCATAAATTCCTTCAGACCTTGAGTCAGGCAGAAGCATGGCTTGGAGGCTCAGATTGCCAAACG GCTGGAAACTGGTTATGGAGTGATGGTACGGGCATGTCCGGAACTTTCTGGTGTCCACAAAAACCGGACGACACGCTGGATGAGTGCTGTCTGCAGACCAACTCACAAA TCGGCAAATGCTGGGATGATGTCGCCTGTAACACACTACTGCCTTTTGTGTGTGCAAAGCCACTTTAG